The following coding sequences lie in one Drosophila bipectinata strain 14024-0381.07 chromosome XR, DbipHiC1v2, whole genome shotgun sequence genomic window:
- the LOC108123863 gene encoding uncharacterized protein: protein MPGKLSTWYKDNVSEELNCLACRLYSGLGMIGIGAYLLVQSKRRPKPLETYTMMSLAAAMGGLGVARLADGECPKDIDRGIVMVPVMVPSMESAVEPGKEPAKEPTKEDSKDPSKPSN, encoded by the coding sequence ATGCCCGGAAAGCTGTCAACCTGGTACAAGGACAACGTGTCCGAGGAGCTCAACTGCCTCGCCTGCCGCCTCTACAGCGGCCTCGGAATGATCGGCATCGGCGCCTACCTGCTGGTCCAGTCGAAGAGGCGCCCCAAGCCGCTCGAGACCTACACCATGATGAGCCTGGCCGCGGCCATGGGAGGTCTGGGCGTGGCCCGTCTGGCGGACGGCGAGTGCCCGAAGGATATAGACCGCGGGATCGTCATGGTGCCAGTTATGGTGCCCTCCATGGAGTCCGCTGTGGAGCCTGGTAAGGAGCCTGCCAAGGAGCCCACTAAGGAGGACTCTAAGGACCCCTCGAAGCCCTCCAACTAA